A single Dictyoglomus sp. NZ13-RE01 DNA region contains:
- a CDS encoding peptide ABC transporter ATP-binding protein, whose protein sequence is MEILKIENLYVDYKARRGLVKAVRGVSLGLYKGETLAIIGESGSGKTTLGLSIIKLLPSSARISQGKIWYQGNGKKIEVVSLDNGRLRKFRWKEIAMVFQSALNAFNPVIRIWDHIVDTVESHDIRITKEELRVKVLELLRLVQLDPERVLKSYPHELSGGMRQRVLIALALILDPQIVILDEPTTALDILSQRSILELLKKIKKELNLSIILISHDLSLAAELADRVAVMYAGNLVEVGSVYDIFYNPLHPYTMGLIKAVPTVTTSFRELISIPGSPPDLIDLPPGCKFHPRCIYKDEECLKEEPNLVEASNNHYVACYRWEKIKNGKNN, encoded by the coding sequence ATGGAGATTTTAAAAATAGAAAATCTTTATGTGGATTATAAAGCAAGAAGAGGTTTGGTTAAAGCTGTAAGGGGCGTAAGTTTGGGGCTTTATAAAGGAGAGACCCTTGCAATAATTGGAGAAAGTGGTTCTGGTAAGACTACTTTAGGGCTTTCCATAATTAAGCTATTACCTTCCTCTGCAAGGATATCACAGGGAAAAATCTGGTATCAAGGAAATGGTAAAAAAATAGAAGTAGTGAGCTTAGACAATGGAAGATTAAGAAAGTTTAGATGGAAAGAAATTGCAATGGTCTTTCAATCCGCCCTTAATGCCTTCAACCCAGTAATTAGAATATGGGACCATATAGTAGATACTGTGGAATCTCATGATATCCGGATAACAAAAGAGGAATTAAGAGTGAAAGTTTTGGAACTTTTAAGATTAGTACAGTTGGATCCAGAAAGGGTGTTAAAATCATATCCTCATGAGCTTTCAGGAGGAATGAGACAAAGAGTACTAATTGCTCTGGCTTTAATCTTGGATCCACAGATTGTTATTCTCGATGAGCCTACTACCGCATTAGATATTCTGAGCCAGAGAAGTATACTGGAGCTTTTAAAGAAAATTAAGAAGGAACTAAACCTTTCTATCATACTTATATCACATGACCTGTCACTTGCTGCAGAACTTGCGGATAGAGTTGCAGTTATGTACGCTGGAAATTTAGTAGAGGTAGGCTCCGTCTACGACATATTCTATAATCCTCTTCATCCATATACTATGGGACTTATAAAGGCAGTTCCTACTGTAACTACTTCCTTTAGGGAATTAATCTCTATACCTGGCTCACCTCCAGACCTCATTGATCTTCCTCCTGGGTGCAAGTTCCATCCAAGATGTATTTATAAAGATGAAGAGTGCCTCAAAGAGGAGCCCAATTTAGTTGAGGCTTCTAATAATCATTATGTAGCATGCTATAGATGGGAGAAGATTAAAAATGGAAAAAATAATTGA
- a CDS encoding transcriptional regulator produces MRSINIKRMREANISLVLNVIRTKGPISRYDVSKITGLSPSAVSSIVEVLLESGIIKETPAKETKVGRRPIELSMNDTNFYPIGIEIENDRVTGIVLNLRGEIIKKKVFLLDSNTEPDFVLSKVVEIYESLRNEIYPKQVMGLGVAIPGSLDRERGICLFAPNLGWQNVSVMEFLKERIKDTEIFLEHITKAATLGELWFGGGIGKENIICVRVGSGVSAGFVINGNLYRGYTDRAGEFGHTVVEKDGKKCKCGNYGCLETYVSTQVLIDKVKEGLEKGAYIKVNLEMDRREKLLDQIIQAGREGDRFILNIFEEMGEYLGIGIANLVNLLNPELVIITGGLSKAQDLLLNPVKRNLKLRAFPPIPDVITSRLREDACVVGAATCVLESKFSKIFSY; encoded by the coding sequence ATGAGGTCTATAAATATTAAGCGAATGAGAGAAGCAAATATATCCTTAGTTTTAAATGTTATAAGGACAAAAGGTCCTATATCAAGGTACGATGTGTCTAAGATAACTGGACTTTCTCCCTCTGCAGTCTCAAGTATTGTAGAAGTTTTATTAGAGAGTGGAATTATAAAGGAGACTCCAGCAAAAGAAACAAAAGTAGGAAGAAGACCTATAGAACTATCTATGAATGATACAAACTTTTATCCAATAGGAATAGAAATAGAGAATGATAGAGTAACAGGAATAGTTTTGAACTTAAGAGGAGAGATTATAAAAAAGAAAGTTTTTCTATTGGACTCTAATACGGAGCCAGATTTTGTGCTTTCAAAGGTAGTGGAGATATACGAATCCCTTAGAAATGAGATTTATCCTAAGCAGGTTATGGGGCTTGGCGTTGCAATCCCTGGCTCCTTGGATAGAGAGAGGGGAATATGTCTTTTTGCTCCAAACTTGGGATGGCAAAATGTATCTGTTATGGAATTCTTAAAAGAGAGGATAAAGGATACTGAAATATTTTTAGAGCATATCACAAAGGCTGCAACCTTAGGAGAGCTTTGGTTTGGCGGTGGAATAGGTAAAGAAAATATTATATGTGTTAGAGTGGGAAGCGGAGTAAGTGCAGGCTTTGTAATTAATGGAAATCTTTATAGAGGCTATACGGATAGGGCAGGAGAATTTGGGCACACAGTGGTAGAAAAAGATGGGAAAAAATGCAAGTGTGGAAACTACGGTTGCTTAGAAACCTATGTATCTACCCAGGTTCTAATAGATAAAGTTAAAGAAGGATTAGAAAAGGGCGCATATATTAAGGTAAATTTAGAGATGGATAGAAGAGAGAAATTATTGGACCAAATAATACAGGCAGGAAGAGAAGGAGATAGATTCATTTTGAATATCTTTGAGGAGATGGGAGAGTACTTAGGTATTGGAATAGCAAACCTTGTTAATCTTCTAAATCCAGAACTTGTAATTATTACAGGAGGACTTTCAAAAGCTCAAGACCTTCTCCTAAACCCCGTAAAAAGAAATTTAAAGCTTAGAGCATTTCCTCCTATACCTGATGTGATCACATCCCGTCTCCGAGAGGATGCCTGTGTGGTTGGAGCTGCCACCTGTGTCTTAGAAAGCAAATTTTCCAAAATTTTTAGCTATTAG
- a CDS encoding cobalamin biosynthesis protein, whose amino-acid sequence MRKLWKGLFILILLSPLGIILPYLLKAGSAWGEWGPEEIKEMIGYVPEGLEKLSSILNPLFPDYNLKVWENGNLLQQSLGYIISGLIGVGIVVGIVYLLGIMLAKK is encoded by the coding sequence ATGCGTAAACTTTGGAAAGGCTTATTTATACTTATTCTTCTTTCTCCTTTAGGTATAATACTTCCTTATCTTTTAAAGGCAGGTTCTGCTTGGGGAGAATGGGGACCTGAAGAAATTAAAGAGATGATTGGCTATGTACCTGAGGGCTTAGAAAAATTGTCCTCTATTTTAAATCCTCTTTTCCCTGATTATAATTTAAAAGTTTGGGAGAATGGAAATTTGCTTCAGCAATCCTTAGGTTATATTATTTCAGGATTGATAGGAGTTGGAATTGTGGTAGGAATAGTTTATCTTTTGGGGATAATGCTTGCTAAGAAATGA
- a CDS encoding sugar kinase produces MRERRTPKHVGTYNKNLVLEVLMKQGPKSRAELSRITKLTKTAITEIVEELLSKNFIVELGQVNTTRGRRPTKLSINPNLLVLTLDLSGILIKGAIVNPKGDILMMDSVKMREIDDLLRLIERLYEPYKEKIVAISASVPGLLELSSGKVILSTSLNWRDVNIKEIIEKKFPVPFYMQKDTNAGILAETWYGEGKNYRNFFYLLLTKGIGLGIYLNDRVLDGYDGIIGEIGHTIVEIDGKDCWCGKKGCLETVASIPVVLEGYEKNDINDALHLAIKGGKMEKAIKYLGLSLSNVIQIFPPQAICISGNIPKEVLNYITERIKEYIIPNIFPQLRSKINFYYSNLGENSLILGAGVLGFIKYFNR; encoded by the coding sequence ATGAGAGAAAGAAGAACGCCAAAACATGTTGGAACATATAATAAGAATTTGGTTCTTGAAGTTCTTATGAAGCAGGGGCCAAAGTCTCGAGCAGAACTTTCACGCATTACAAAACTCACAAAGACTGCCATCACAGAAATTGTAGAAGAGCTTTTATCGAAAAATTTCATAGTGGAGCTTGGACAAGTTAATACTACTCGTGGAAGAAGACCTACAAAACTTTCCATAAATCCTAACCTTTTGGTTTTAACATTGGATCTTTCTGGGATCTTAATAAAAGGTGCTATTGTAAATCCAAAAGGAGATATATTAATGATGGATTCTGTAAAAATGAGGGAAATTGATGATCTTTTGAGATTAATAGAAAGATTATATGAGCCTTATAAAGAGAAAATTGTTGCTATTTCTGCATCAGTTCCTGGTCTTCTTGAGTTGAGCTCTGGGAAGGTAATACTTTCAACAAGTTTAAACTGGAGGGATGTAAATATAAAGGAGATTATAGAGAAGAAATTCCCAGTTCCTTTTTATATGCAGAAGGATACAAATGCAGGTATACTGGCAGAGACATGGTATGGAGAAGGGAAAAACTATAGAAATTTCTTCTATCTTTTATTAACTAAAGGGATTGGATTGGGAATTTATTTAAATGATAGGGTATTAGATGGGTATGATGGAATTATTGGAGAGATAGGTCATACAATTGTAGAAATAGATGGAAAAGATTGCTGGTGTGGAAAGAAAGGTTGTTTAGAAACGGTAGCTTCTATTCCTGTTGTTCTGGAAGGTTATGAAAAAAATGATATAAATGACGCCTTGCATCTTGCAATAAAAGGGGGAAAGATGGAAAAAGCCATTAAATATTTAGGTCTTTCCCTTTCAAATGTTATTCAAATCTTTCCCCCTCAGGCGATCTGTATCTCAGGAAATATTCCCAAGGAAGTTTTAAATTATATAACAGAAAGAATCAAGGAATATATTATTCCCAATATATTCCCCCAATTAAGGTCCAAAATTAATTTTTACTATTCAAATCTTGGAGAAAACAGTCTCATATTAGGAGCTGGAGTTTTAGGCTTCATTAAGTATTTTAATAGATAG
- the cbiQ gene encoding cobalt ECF transporter T component CbiQ, producing the protein MRNFIDKTLMEINHFLKESLTFESTKDNPLSHVDERVKILLLLFFLITISLLKRIESLLFLYIFSIFLALIFHINLKNLMRRTWSFVSIFTLIIVLPYIFIQPGKLSFGFSLEGLESALRLVLRVVTSISYINILLLTTYWTDIFAGLRALKVPAPIISILAMTYRYIFLLLEIAENIFLAKKSRTIKIDSLRREQGWIGSSIGILGIKTQELTKEVYQGMISRGINKDINFFYNKKLRRRDIVYLAFMFLFLLAIIIIDWRMKL; encoded by the coding sequence ATGAGAAATTTTATTGATAAAACATTAATGGAAATAAATCATTTCCTAAAGGAAAGTCTTACCTTTGAAAGTACAAAGGATAACCCTTTATCCCATGTGGATGAAAGGGTAAAGATTTTACTCCTTTTATTTTTCTTAATAACTATAAGCCTTTTAAAAAGGATAGAATCTCTCTTATTTCTCTATATATTTAGTATATTTCTTGCCTTAATATTCCATATTAATTTGAAAAATTTAATGAGAAGAACCTGGTCCTTTGTTTCTATCTTTACATTAATAATTGTACTACCTTACATCTTTATTCAGCCTGGTAAACTTTCCTTTGGTTTTTCTCTTGAAGGGTTGGAATCCGCTCTTAGGCTTGTCTTAAGAGTAGTTACCTCTATATCTTATATAAATATTTTGCTACTTACTACATATTGGACAGATATTTTTGCAGGGCTTAGAGCCTTAAAAGTTCCTGCCCCTATAATCTCTATTCTTGCCATGACATATAGATACATATTTTTATTATTGGAGATTGCGGAGAATATTTTCTTAGCCAAAAAAAGCAGAACCATAAAAATAGACTCTTTAAGAAGGGAGCAAGGCTGGATAGGAAGTAGCATAGGAATATTGGGAATAAAAACCCAAGAGCTTACAAAAGAGGTATATCAAGGAATGATATCCAGAGGAATTAATAAGGATATAAATTTCTTTTATAATAAAAAATTGAGAAGGCGTGACATAGTCTATCTTGCTTTTATGTTCCTTTTCCTTTTAGCTATTATTATCATAGACTGGAGGATGAAGCTTTAG
- a CDS encoding cobalamin biosynthesis protein CbiM (catalyzes the ATP-dependent transport of cobalt) has translation MHIPDGYLGPQTYGSLFVVMTPIWVRAYNFLKNKLKSAHVPLLALSAAFSFVIMMFNIPIPGGTTGHAVGAVLIAILLGPWSATLVISIVLIIQALIFGDGGITAIGANCFNMAFVMPFVGYYLYKLIKGKSPFPSKRALISAGISAYIALNVSAFFTALELGLQPIIAKSPTGAPLYCPYPLSVTIPAMLIEHLLVFGWVEAIVTVGVLSYLIKSNIIKEWEYA, from the coding sequence ATGCATATACCTGATGGATATTTAGGTCCACAGACTTATGGAAGTCTTTTTGTAGTTATGACTCCTATATGGGTTAGAGCCTATAACTTCTTGAAAAACAAGTTAAAGTCTGCCCATGTGCCTCTTCTTGCTCTCTCTGCAGCCTTTTCTTTTGTAATCATGATGTTTAATATTCCTATTCCAGGAGGAACTACAGGTCATGCGGTAGGAGCGGTACTTATAGCTATACTATTAGGTCCATGGTCTGCCACTCTTGTTATCTCAATTGTTCTTATCATACAAGCCCTGATCTTTGGAGATGGTGGAATAACAGCTATTGGTGCAAATTGTTTCAATATGGCTTTTGTTATGCCTTTTGTAGGATATTATCTTTATAAATTAATAAAGGGGAAAAGTCCCTTCCCTTCAAAAAGAGCTCTTATTTCCGCCGGCATTTCTGCATATATAGCTCTAAATGTTTCAGCATTTTTTACAGCTCTTGAGCTTGGGTTGCAGCCCATAATTGCAAAGAGTCCTACAGGTGCTCCTCTTTACTGCCCTTATCCTCTCTCTGTTACTATACCAGCCATGCTGATTGAGCATCTTCTTGTGTTTGGATGGGTAGAGGCTATTGTAACAGTAGGTGTGCTTTCCTATCTTATAAAATCTAATATTATAAAGGAGTGGGAGTATGCGTAA
- a CDS encoding nickel-responsive transcriptional regulator NikR — MGNLIRFGISLEEDLLEKFDEVIKKKGYNSRSEAIRDLLRDYIIKEKWERKSETIAGTISIIYDHHVHGLVEKLTDIQHHYHDIIISTMHVHFDEKNCLEVIIFRGRVEKVKNLYDDISSIKWVRHTNISLTDLI, encoded by the coding sequence ATGGGAAATTTAATAAGGTTTGGCATTTCCTTAGAAGAGGATTTATTAGAAAAGTTTGATGAGGTCATAAAGAAAAAGGGGTACAATAGTAGATCCGAAGCTATTAGGGACCTTTTAAGGGACTATATAATTAAAGAGAAGTGGGAAAGAAAAAGTGAAACTATTGCAGGCACAATCAGCATAATCTATGATCATCATGTGCATGGTTTAGTGGAAAAGCTTACTGATATTCAGCATCATTATCACGATATAATAATTTCTACCATGCATGTACATTTTGATGAGAAAAATTGTTTGGAGGTAATAATATTTAGGGGAAGGGTTGAGAAGGTAAAAAATCTATACGATGATATATCTTCTATCAAGTGGGTAAGACATACTAATATATCTTTAACTGATCTTATTTAA
- a CDS encoding alpha-amylase, which translates to MYKKGILLVIFFLFLLIPFAHSESTYWYKDAVFYEVFVRSFADSDGDGIGDLRGLMEKLDYLNDGNPNTTKDLGVNALWLMPIFLSPSYHGYDVVDYYDIDPNYGDMKDFEEFLAEAHKRGIKVILDLVLNHTSSLHPWFKSASSSFLSPYRNFYLWSTEPPKNNPQFWHKTNTGYYYGFFWSGMPDLNYDEPRVREEVKKIAKFWLEKGVDGFRLDAAKHIYDDHDKNVAWWKEFYDYVKSIKKDVYLVGEVWDSQEVIAKYYYGLPSNFNFPLAQRIISSVSSQYNLNLVDFLLDERSLFSQYNPDFADAIFLTNHDQNRVMSVFGGSIDKAILSASIYLTFPGTPFIYYGEEIGMSGAKPDEHIREPFEWTSNLKGDYQTMWIKPIYAKPNDGISVEEEDLDENSILNHYRRLVNLRLKYKALSYGDIEKVDTKDSTLLAYIRKVGEEKILIIHNLNRVKNNFSYPLPKNYQVLYSRNSKVDKDIILGPFSSIIIKI; encoded by the coding sequence ATGTATAAAAAGGGTATTTTATTAGTTATTTTCTTTTTATTCTTACTTATTCCCTTTGCCCATTCTGAGTCTACTTACTGGTATAAGGATGCTGTATTCTACGAAGTATTTGTTAGATCTTTTGCGGATAGTGATGGAGATGGTATTGGAGATTTGAGGGGACTTATGGAAAAATTAGATTACCTAAATGACGGAAATCCTAATACTACAAAGGATCTTGGTGTTAATGCCCTTTGGCTTATGCCCATATTTCTTTCTCCCAGCTACCATGGGTATGACGTAGTAGATTATTATGATATAGATCCCAATTATGGAGATATGAAGGATTTTGAGGAGTTTTTGGCAGAAGCCCACAAGAGGGGAATAAAGGTAATATTGGACCTTGTTCTAAATCATACATCCTCTTTGCATCCTTGGTTTAAGTCTGCAAGCTCCTCTTTTCTCTCTCCTTATAGAAATTTTTATCTTTGGAGTACAGAGCCCCCTAAAAATAATCCCCAGTTTTGGCACAAGACAAATACAGGATATTATTATGGCTTTTTCTGGTCTGGCATGCCTGATTTAAATTATGATGAGCCAAGAGTAAGAGAAGAGGTTAAAAAAATTGCAAAATTTTGGTTAGAGAAGGGGGTAGATGGATTTAGATTAGATGCAGCAAAGCATATATATGATGATCATGATAAGAATGTGGCTTGGTGGAAAGAGTTTTATGACTATGTTAAGTCTATAAAGAAAGATGTATATCTTGTTGGAGAGGTTTGGGATAGCCAAGAGGTCATAGCAAAATATTACTATGGTTTGCCCTCAAACTTTAATTTTCCATTAGCTCAAAGGATTATTTCTTCCGTCTCTTCCCAATACAATCTTAATCTTGTAGACTTTCTTTTAGATGAAAGGAGTCTCTTTTCACAATATAATCCTGATTTTGCAGATGCCATATTTTTAACAAATCATGATCAGAATAGGGTAATGAGCGTATTTGGTGGAAGCATAGATAAGGCAATTCTTTCTGCATCAATTTATTTAACTTTTCCAGGTACACCCTTTATATACTATGGGGAAGAGATTGGAATGAGTGGGGCAAAGCCCGATGAACATATAAGGGAACCTTTTGAGTGGACCAGCAACCTAAAAGGCGACTATCAAACTATGTGGATAAAGCCCATTTACGCAAAACCAAACGATGGCATATCAGTAGAAGAGGAAGATTTGGATGAAAATAGTATATTAAATCATTATAGAAGACTAGTTAATTTAAGGCTAAAGTATAAGGCATTATCCTATGGAGACATAGAGAAGGTAGATACAAAGGACTCTACTTTATTAGCTTATATAAGAAAAGTTGGGGAAGAAAAAATTCTTATCATTCATAACTTAAATAGGGTTAAAAATAATTTCTCTTATCCCCTACCAAAAAATTACCAGGTTCTCTATTCCAGAAATTCCAAGGTAGATAAAGATATAATCTTAGGTCCTTTTTCCTCAATAATAATTAAGATTTAA
- a CDS encoding ABC transporter ATP-binding protein — translation MEIFRVENVWYYYLDHRPALSSINLRINKGERVCLLGPNGAGKTTLLKILDGLLYPKEGKVFAFSKEIREETFNDKEFNKFFRKNVVMLFQNVDAQLFSPTVRDEIAFGLIQLDFSLEEIEEKVRKISEFFNISHLLDRSPFQLSEGEKKKVALASLLVIEPEVILLDEPTNGLDPRSARDLINLIKRLQEEGKTFVISTHDLKLVEELAEKIYVLGEDKRLIREGGKEILKDKEFLANANLI, via the coding sequence ATGGAGATCTTTAGAGTAGAAAATGTATGGTACTACTATTTGGATCATAGACCAGCCCTCTCCTCTATAAATCTTAGAATAAATAAAGGGGAGAGGGTATGTCTTTTGGGACCTAATGGGGCAGGAAAAACTACCCTTTTAAAGATCTTAGATGGACTATTATATCCAAAAGAGGGAAAGGTTTTTGCATTTTCCAAGGAGATAAGGGAAGAAACCTTCAATGATAAGGAATTCAATAAGTTTTTTAGAAAGAATGTGGTTATGCTTTTTCAAAATGTAGACGCTCAGCTTTTTTCTCCCACAGTAAGGGATGAGATTGCCTTTGGGCTTATTCAGCTTGACTTCTCCTTAGAGGAGATAGAGGAAAAAGTAAGGAAGATAAGTGAGTTTTTCAATATTTCTCATCTTTTGGATAGATCCCCCTTTCAGTTAAGTGAAGGGGAAAAGAAAAAAGTAGCCCTTGCCTCTCTATTAGTTATAGAGCCTGAGGTAATTTTGTTAGATGAGCCTACAAATGGATTGGATCCAAGAAGTGCCAGAGATCTTATAAATCTTATAAAGAGGTTGCAAGAGGAAGGAAAAACCTTTGTAATTTCTACCCATGATCTAAAATTAGTAGAAGAACTGGCTGAAAAAATATATGTATTGGGGGAAGATAAGAGGCTTATTAGAGAGGGAGGAAAAGAGATTTTAAAAGATAAAGAGTTTTTAGCTAATGCCAACTTAATTTAG
- a CDS encoding peptide ABC transporter ATP-binding protein, protein MEKIIELRNVNKFFTVGGGFFSPKKTLRVLEDLNLSIKKGEIFCLVGESGCGKTTTGKLIAGLLKPTSGEVLFYGKDIWKMNKEEFKNYRRSVQIVHQDPYSSLNPVKTIYDILSAPLLKHHIVKSNGQCEEKIAELLKIVDLTPVEDFIYKYPHQLSGGQRQRVVIARALTLNPEFIVADEAVSMLDVSIRLSIIKLLLSLKENFDMTFLFITHDLAMAKYFGWNGKIAVMYLGRIVEMGPTPKVLENPLHPYTKALLLAVPEADPEVTRNKKFMELRSLDLPSLLNLPPGCRFSNRCPYMEPGKCDKIEPNLYELEPEHYVACELYGSKA, encoded by the coding sequence ATGGAAAAAATAATTGAACTGAGAAATGTAAATAAGTTTTTTACTGTTGGTGGAGGCTTCTTTAGTCCTAAAAAAACTCTAAGGGTTTTGGAGGATCTAAATCTTTCCATTAAAAAGGGAGAGATTTTTTGTCTTGTAGGTGAGTCTGGATGTGGTAAAACAACTACAGGAAAGCTTATAGCAGGTCTTCTAAAACCTACATCAGGAGAGGTTCTCTTTTACGGAAAAGATATATGGAAAATGAATAAGGAAGAGTTTAAGAACTATAGAAGGTCGGTCCAGATTGTTCATCAAGATCCATACTCCTCTCTGAACCCTGTAAAGACTATTTATGATATCTTAAGTGCTCCTTTATTAAAACATCACATAGTAAAAAGTAATGGACAGTGTGAAGAGAAAATTGCAGAGCTTTTAAAAATTGTGGACTTAACACCTGTAGAAGATTTTATTTATAAATATCCTCATCAGCTTTCTGGTGGTCAGAGACAAAGAGTTGTTATAGCAAGAGCTCTAACATTAAATCCTGAGTTTATAGTAGCAGATGAGGCAGTATCAATGCTTGATGTTTCTATCCGATTAAGTATTATTAAACTACTTCTTTCCTTAAAGGAAAATTTTGATATGACTTTTCTATTTATTACCCACGATCTTGCTATGGCAAAATATTTTGGTTGGAATGGTAAAATTGCAGTAATGTATTTGGGAAGAATTGTAGAGATGGGTCCAACACCTAAGGTTTTAGAAAACCCACTGCATCCTTATACAAAAGCTCTTCTCCTTGCAGTACCAGAAGCAGATCCTGAAGTCACAAGAAACAAAAAGTTTATGGAATTAAGGAGTCTTGACCTTCCAAGCCTTTTGAATCTTCCTCCAGGATGTAGATTTAGCAATCGCTGTCCCTATATGGAACCTGGAAAATGCGACAAAATAGAGCCAAATCTTTATGAATTGGAGCCAGAGCATTACGTAGCCTGTGAGTTATACGGGAGTAAAGCATGA
- a CDS encoding peptide ABC transporter permease produces the protein MPSNPIQIYINQMISQYGMTYKEAEALAASLFSIDLKKPLLLQYFEFLKNLLRGDLGISFLSRGTKVTTIIKEFLPWTLFSVGVSLLISFTLGVILGMFIAYRRGSLIDVIVTSIASILSSIPNYLIGIMILVFVGVQWRLIPIETMRGSLSPGVKPGFTWTFIKDVFFHASMPILTYVMSTIGSWILTMKSSTLSTLGEDYVMVAKARGLKESRITFSYVGRNAILPLFTSLTISLGFIVGGSVLIESIFVYKGIGWILWSSINSRDYPVMQGVFLIITISVIMANFLADLLYSRLDPRIRISGGE, from the coding sequence ATGCCTTCAAACCCTATACAGATATATATAAATCAGATGATTTCACAATATGGAATGACTTACAAAGAGGCAGAAGCATTAGCTGCTTCACTATTCTCTATAGATCTTAAAAAGCCTCTTTTACTACAGTACTTTGAATTTTTAAAAAATCTTCTTAGGGGAGATCTTGGAATTTCCTTTCTTTCCCGTGGCACAAAAGTTACTACAATTATTAAGGAGTTTTTACCCTGGACCCTTTTTAGTGTAGGTGTTTCTCTTTTAATTAGTTTTACCCTTGGAGTTATCTTAGGAATGTTTATTGCATATAGAAGAGGTAGCCTTATTGATGTTATTGTAACAAGTATAGCATCAATTTTAAGCTCCATTCCTAACTATTTAATTGGAATTATGATTTTGGTATTTGTAGGAGTGCAATGGAGACTAATTCCTATTGAGACCATGAGAGGTTCTCTATCTCCTGGGGTTAAGCCTGGATTTACATGGACCTTTATAAAGGATGTATTTTTCCATGCATCCATGCCTATTCTAACCTATGTTATGAGCACTATTGGAAGTTGGATCCTTACTATGAAAAGTAGCACTTTATCAACCCTTGGAGAAGATTATGTGATGGTAGCAAAGGCAAGGGGATTAAAGGAGAGTAGGATAACCTTTTCTTATGTAGGAAGAAATGCTATTTTGCCATTATTTACCAGTTTGACTATCTCCTTAGGATTCATTGTTGGAGGTTCTGTACTAATCGAAAGTATATTTGTTTATAAAGGGATTGGATGGATTCTCTGGAGCAGTATAAACTCAAGGGATTATCCTGTGATGCAGGGAGTATTCTTAATAATAACCATATCAGTGATTATGGCCAACTTCTTAGCAGATCTTCTCTACAGTAGACTTGATCCAAGAATCAGGATTTCTGGAGGTGAATGA
- a CDS encoding peptide ABC transporter permease — protein MDKKVRKYKLYLGSLRDTFKLLKKNKVGFAGFIVLIFIILISFIGPYIVPFDTTSRLDKIYVKPSWEHPLGTDSQGRDVLSQIVHGGRDVLIVAFLTGLLSTFIAVSLGSLSAFIGGRFDSLVTSLADIVLTIPHFPLLSVLAAFIKLKSSFMIAFILALLSWPGLLRAVRAQVLSLKERDFIEAARALDLGIFHIVFSEILPNMMNYIVISFILSMTSAVYAQVGLILLGLVPLASHNWGVMINFAWTRGAIFYKNSVFYILSPIIAISLFQWSLVSFTRSLEEIFNPRLGQGV, from the coding sequence ATGGACAAAAAAGTAAGAAAATACAAACTTTATTTGGGCTCTTTAAGGGATACTTTTAAATTACTCAAGAAAAATAAGGTTGGATTTGCAGGATTTATTGTCCTTATCTTCATTATATTAATTTCTTTTATTGGTCCTTATATAGTTCCTTTTGATACAACATCAAGATTAGATAAAATATATGTAAAGCCTTCTTGGGAGCATCCCTTAGGCACAGACAGTCAGGGAAGAGATGTTCTATCCCAAATAGTCCATGGAGGAAGGGATGTTCTTATCGTTGCCTTTCTTACAGGACTTCTTTCCACTTTTATAGCGGTAAGCTTAGGTTCTCTAAGTGCTTTTATTGGAGGTAGATTTGATTCCTTAGTTACAAGTTTAGCGGATATTGTTTTAACAATACCCCATTTCCCACTGCTTTCTGTTTTAGCTGCATTCATAAAATTAAAAAGCTCTTTTATGATAGCCTTTATTCTTGCTCTTCTTTCCTGGCCAGGACTTCTTAGAGCGGTAAGAGCACAGGTTCTTTCTTTAAAGGAAAGAGACTTCATAGAAGCAGCAAGAGCTTTAGACTTAGGAATCTTTCATATAGTGTTTTCAGAAATCCTTCCAAACATGATGAACTATATAGTAATAAGTTTTATTCTTTCCATGACTTCCGCCGTTTATGCCCAGGTTGGACTAATTCTTTTAGGACTTGTTCCTTTAGCAAGTCATAATTGGGGAGTTATGATTAACTTTGCCTGGACTCGAGGAGCCATCTTCTATAAGAACAGTGTTTTCTATATTCTATCCCCTATTATTGCCATTTCTCTTTTCCAGTGGTCCTTAGTATCCTTTACCCGTTCCTTAGAGGAAATATTTAATCCAAGATTAGGTCAAGGAGTATAA